One region of Parerythrobacter jejuensis genomic DNA includes:
- a CDS encoding glycosyltransferase family 4 protein produces METSDLRIALFSGNYNYTRDGANQALNRLVGYLLKQGAAVRVFSPKVAEPDFEATGELFDVPNVRMPVKGRGEYRMPLGLNAKARAALEAFKPNMVHLSSPDPTGHAALKWAQKNNIPVVASVHTRFETYPRYYGLAFLEPAVEGIMRRFYNRCDALVAPSESMIDELIAQGMHTDIGLWTRGVDRDVFDPSRRDLEWRRSLGLADEDVAIAFLGRLVMEKGLDVFADSIIALRKKQVPHKVLVIGDGPAREWFEKALPGGTFAGFQTGRDLGRALASADIFLNPSITETFGNVTLEAMASGLPVVAASATGSTSLVADGESGQLITPGDTEAFAEALAPYCADDALRLAHGKAGEKRSRAYSWDAINQAVVDTYLRIAKD; encoded by the coding sequence ATGGAAACGAGCGATCTTCGGATTGCGCTGTTTAGCGGGAACTATAATTATACCCGCGACGGGGCGAACCAGGCACTGAACCGGTTGGTGGGCTACCTGCTGAAGCAGGGCGCAGCCGTGCGTGTGTTCTCCCCCAAAGTGGCGGAGCCCGATTTCGAAGCAACCGGCGAATTGTTTGACGTCCCCAATGTGCGGATGCCGGTGAAGGGGCGCGGCGAATATCGCATGCCTCTTGGCCTTAATGCCAAGGCGCGCGCGGCGCTGGAGGCGTTCAAGCCCAACATGGTGCATCTTTCCTCTCCTGATCCAACCGGACATGCGGCTCTGAAATGGGCGCAGAAGAATAATATTCCCGTAGTGGCATCGGTCCACACGCGGTTCGAAACCTACCCGCGCTATTACGGGCTCGCATTCCTCGAACCCGCGGTCGAAGGCATTATGCGCCGGTTCTACAACCGTTGTGACGCGCTTGTGGCACCTTCTGAAAGCATGATCGATGAACTGATCGCCCAGGGCATGCACACCGACATCGGGCTATGGACCCGCGGCGTGGATCGCGATGTATTCGACCCGTCGCGCCGCGATCTGGAATGGCGCCGCAGCCTTGGCCTCGCCGACGAAGATGTCGCCATCGCTTTCCTCGGTAGGCTGGTGATGGAAAAAGGCCTCGATGTCTTCGCCGACAGCATCATCGCGCTGCGCAAAAAGCAGGTTCCGCACAAGGTTCTGGTGATCGGAGACGGGCCAGCGCGCGAATGGTTCGAAAAGGCGCTGCCGGGCGGAACGTTTGCCGGCTTCCAGACCGGGCGTGACCTGGGACGGGCATTGGCCAGCGCCGATATCTTCCTCAACCCCTCCATCACCGAAACCTTCGGCAATGTGACCCTGGAAGCGATGGCGAGCGGCCTTCCTGTCGTGGCAGCTTCCGCCACGGGCAGTACGAGCCTGGTAGCGGACGGAGAGTCGGGCCAGCTCATTACGCCGGGTGACACTGAAGCATTTGCCGAGGCGCTCGCCCCCTATTGCGCTGACGACGCCCTGCGCCTCGCACACGGCAAAGCGGGCGAGAAACGCAGTCGCGCCTATAGCTGGGATGCGATCAACCAGGCGGTGGTCGATACCTATCTGCGGATCGCAAAGGACTAG
- a CDS encoding phosphoserine transaminase translates to MTALPSEPALKPERPQFSSGPTVKFPGWSLDKLKTESLGRSHRSAVGKARLKYAIDLSKEMLGIPEDYLVGIMPASDTGALECAMWTMLGGRPATVAAWESFGNVWIQDAVKQLKLKDLQVLDADYGEIPDLTQVPQENDVVFTWNGTTSGAKIPNTDWLAPGRAGVTINDATSAVFAQEMDWPKLDATTYSWQKVMGSEAQHGMLILSPRAVERIESYDPEWPLPKLFRLKKGDSINRSIFEGATINTPSLLATEDYIAALEWAQSIGGRKAMFERADANAKIVTDWIEATPWLRNMVDDPAQRTNTGVCFVFQGDWYESLSAEDQAAVPAKIAKMLDERDVGYDFNGYRDAPPSLRIWCGGTLEQEDLKRLLPWIEWAYETLKNG, encoded by the coding sequence ATGACTGCACTACCTAGCGAACCGGCGCTCAAGCCGGAGCGCCCACAATTTTCTTCCGGTCCCACGGTGAAATTCCCGGGCTGGTCCCTCGACAAGCTGAAAACCGAATCGCTCGGCCGTTCGCATCGCTCTGCCGTGGGCAAGGCGCGGCTGAAATACGCCATCGACCTGTCCAAGGAAATGCTCGGTATTCCCGAGGACTACCTGGTTGGCATCATGCCCGCATCCGACACGGGCGCACTTGAATGCGCGATGTGGACCATGCTCGGCGGTCGCCCGGCGACGGTCGCGGCGTGGGAAAGCTTCGGCAATGTGTGGATTCAGGATGCCGTCAAGCAGCTGAAGCTGAAGGATTTGCAGGTGCTGGACGCCGATTATGGCGAAATCCCGGACCTGACGCAGGTTCCGCAGGAGAACGACGTCGTCTTCACCTGGAATGGCACCACATCGGGCGCGAAAATCCCCAACACGGACTGGCTTGCGCCTGGTCGCGCGGGTGTGACGATCAACGACGCCACCAGCGCCGTGTTCGCCCAGGAAATGGACTGGCCCAAGCTCGATGCCACGACCTATAGCTGGCAGAAAGTCATGGGTTCCGAAGCCCAGCACGGCATGCTGATCCTCAGCCCGAGGGCGGTTGAGCGGATCGAAAGCTATGATCCGGAATGGCCGCTGCCCAAGCTGTTTCGCCTCAAGAAAGGCGACAGCATCAATCGCAGCATTTTCGAAGGTGCCACGATCAATACACCTTCGCTGCTCGCGACCGAAGATTACATCGCGGCGCTGGAATGGGCGCAGTCGATTGGCGGCCGCAAGGCGATGTTCGAACGGGCCGATGCCAATGCGAAGATCGTAACCGACTGGATCGAAGCCACGCCGTGGCTGCGTAACATGGTCGATGACCCGGCGCAGCGAACCAATACGGGCGTCTGCTTCGTGTTTCAGGGTGACTGGTACGAAAGCCTTTCGGCAGAAGATCAGGCCGCAGTGCCGGCAAAGATCGCCAAGATGCTGGACGAGCGCGACGTGGGCTATGATTTCAACGGCTATCGTGACGCTCCGCCGAGCTTGCGCATCTGGTGCGGCGGTACTCTGGAGCAGGAAGATCTGAAGCGTCTCCTGCCCTGGATCGAATGGGCCTACGAAACCCTCAAGAACGGCTGA
- the serA gene encoding phosphoglycerate dehydrogenase, translating to MTKPKVLISDKMDPNAARIFEERGCDVDVITGETAEELLVRIGEYDGLAIRSSTKVTPEILDAATRLKVIGRAGIGVDNVDIPYASGKGVVVMNTPFGNSITTAEHAIAMMMALARQIPQANAGTQAGEWPKSSFMGVEVTGKTLGLIGAGNIGSIVAARAQGLKMKVIAFDPFLTPERAIEIGVEKVDLDGLLERADFITLHTPLTDETRNILSRESLGKTKAGVRIVNCARGGLIDEAALADLLESGHVAGAALDVFQTEPAKESPLFGMPNFICTPHLGASTTEAQVNVALQVAEQMADYLVNGGVTNALNMPSLSAEEAPKLKPYMALAERLGSLVGQLAHGNLPKISVELEGDAAELNPKPITGAVLAGLMRRYSDTVNMVNAPYLAKERGIEVREIRNTREGIYQTLVRVTVATDAGDRSVAGTLFGNAKDGGGARLTEIFGIGIEAELDGDMLYIVNDDAPGFIGRIGTLMGENGINIGTFNLGRRQAGGEAVLLLSVDQPISQEVAERAEKVEGVRFVKPLAF from the coding sequence ATGACGAAACCCAAAGTTCTCATCTCCGATAAAATGGACCCGAATGCCGCGCGCATTTTTGAAGAACGTGGCTGTGATGTTGATGTCATCACCGGCGAAACGGCTGAAGAATTGCTCGTCCGTATTGGTGAATATGATGGCCTTGCCATCCGCAGCTCGACCAAAGTCACACCCGAAATCCTCGATGCCGCGACCCGTTTGAAGGTCATCGGCAGGGCCGGGATCGGCGTCGACAATGTCGATATTCCCTACGCGTCCGGCAAAGGCGTCGTCGTGATGAACACTCCGTTCGGCAATTCGATCACCACGGCAGAACACGCGATTGCCATGATGATGGCGCTGGCCCGCCAAATTCCGCAGGCCAATGCGGGCACGCAGGCCGGGGAATGGCCCAAATCCAGCTTTATGGGCGTTGAAGTCACCGGCAAGACGCTGGGCCTGATCGGCGCCGGCAATATCGGTTCGATCGTAGCTGCCCGGGCGCAGGGCCTGAAGATGAAGGTCATCGCTTTCGATCCCTTCCTGACGCCCGAGCGCGCGATCGAAATTGGCGTCGAGAAAGTCGATCTGGACGGCCTTCTCGAGCGTGCCGATTTCATTACGCTGCACACACCGCTGACTGACGAGACACGCAACATTCTCAGCCGCGAAAGCCTCGGCAAGACCAAGGCAGGTGTCCGGATCGTCAATTGCGCACGGGGCGGCCTGATCGACGAGGCGGCTTTGGCCGACCTTCTCGAAAGCGGCCACGTCGCCGGGGCTGCACTGGATGTTTTCCAGACCGAACCGGCCAAGGAAAGCCCGCTGTTTGGCATGCCCAATTTCATCTGCACACCGCATCTGGGTGCGTCGACGACAGAAGCACAGGTGAATGTGGCGCTGCAGGTGGCTGAACAGATGGCCGATTATCTGGTCAATGGCGGCGTTACCAACGCGCTGAACATGCCGAGCCTGAGTGCGGAAGAAGCACCCAAGCTAAAGCCATATATGGCACTGGCAGAGCGGCTGGGTTCGCTGGTCGGCCAGCTCGCGCATGGAAATTTGCCCAAGATCAGTGTCGAACTGGAGGGCGATGCCGCAGAACTCAATCCCAAGCCGATCACCGGCGCCGTGCTGGCCGGACTAATGCGCCGCTATTCCGATACGGTGAACATGGTCAACGCTCCCTATCTCGCCAAGGAACGCGGCATCGAGGTGCGTGAAATCCGCAACACACGTGAAGGCATCTATCAGACGCTGGTTCGGGTAACCGTTGCGACCGATGCCGGGGATCGTTCCGTCGCTGGCACATTGTTTGGCAATGCCAAAGATGGGGGCGGCGCCCGCCTGACCGAGATCTTCGGGATCGGTATCGAGGCGGAGCTGGATGGCGACATGCTCTATATCGTCAATGACGATGCACCCGGCTTTATCGGCCGGATCGGAACATTGATGGGCGAGAATGGCATCAATATCGGTACCTTCAACCTGGGACGTCGACAGGCCGGTGGTGAAGCGGTTCTGCTGCTCAGCGTAGACCAGCCGATCAGTCAGGAAGTGGCTGAGCGGGCCGAAAAGGTAGAAGGTGTGCGCTTTGTGAAGCCTCTGGCCTTCTGA
- a CDS encoding ATP phosphoribosyltransferase regulatory subunit produces the protein MTNTDDLLPIGLEDRLPTEARQVTHAMRTALQAMDSHGYDRVRPPLIEFERSLAGRMDGVQTRNLFRFVDPQSLRTLALRSDMTPQLGRIASNGMAQAPRPLRLCYAGEVATMTADQLDPARQRLQLGAELIGSDTVAAAAEIVMLAVEAVEATGATGISLDFTLPDLVDVLADGAFPLAPDAVEKVRRELDTKDAGGLVAAGGEAYLPLIHAAGSLNEALEKLRAVDAGGALATRIDGLQQVAARVGDRARITLDPTERHGFEYQSWFGFTIYAEGARGALGRGGTYMIRGSEEPATGFSLYLDALLPALPASESAQILFLPPGHDAEAAARLRAIGWRTISALSEQDNPADLGCSHVLDGQNAVPLT, from the coding sequence ATGACGAACACCGACGACCTGCTCCCTATCGGCCTTGAAGACCGCCTCCCAACAGAGGCGCGTCAGGTCACTCACGCCATGCGCACCGCGCTGCAGGCGATGGATTCGCATGGGTATGACCGGGTCCGCCCGCCACTGATCGAATTCGAACGGTCGCTGGCCGGGCGTATGGACGGGGTGCAAACCCGCAACCTGTTCCGCTTTGTCGATCCCCAGAGCTTGCGCACCCTGGCCCTGCGCAGCGATATGACGCCGCAACTGGGCCGGATTGCTTCCAATGGTATGGCACAGGCTCCGCGACCGCTGCGGCTTTGCTATGCCGGCGAAGTCGCCACCATGACGGCGGACCAGCTCGATCCTGCGCGCCAGCGTTTGCAGCTGGGCGCTGAATTGATCGGATCCGATACTGTCGCGGCTGCGGCGGAAATCGTGATGCTGGCAGTCGAGGCGGTCGAGGCCACGGGTGCCACAGGCATTTCGCTCGATTTCACCTTGCCCGATCTGGTCGATGTCCTCGCCGATGGCGCCTTCCCGCTGGCCCCGGACGCGGTCGAGAAGGTTCGCCGTGAACTCGATACCAAGGATGCCGGTGGATTGGTTGCAGCGGGCGGAGAGGCCTATTTGCCGCTCATCCATGCGGCTGGTTCCCTCAATGAAGCTCTGGAGAAATTGCGCGCGGTTGATGCGGGCGGCGCGCTGGCGACTCGAATCGACGGATTGCAACAGGTTGCTGCGCGCGTCGGCGACCGGGCCCGGATCACGCTCGATCCGACCGAACGGCACGGCTTCGAGTACCAGAGCTGGTTCGGATTCACGATTTACGCAGAGGGTGCTCGCGGAGCGCTCGGGCGGGGCGGGACCTATATGATCCGCGGATCGGAAGAACCTGCCACCGGATTCTCGCTTTATCTCGATGCGCTCTTGCCGGCCTTGCCCGCGTCAGAATCGGCGCAGATACTGTTCCTGCCGCCGGGCCATGATGCTGAAGCGGCGGCCCGACTGCGGGCCATTGGTTGGCGCACGATTTCGGCCTTGTCAGAACAAGACAATCCGGCCGATTTGGGGTGCAGCCATGTGCTCGACGGACAGAATGCCGTCCCGCTCACCTAA
- a CDS encoding DUF4197 domain-containing protein, whose amino-acid sequence MNEFQTDRRLFLGGAAAATLAIGWSSPAFAQGIGLSSILGRASDSALDKLAQPGAFYNDEDVRIGLPFLGGNRSGVLGSILGGASRLGILDGFIRSLNSAAGTAAGEAKPIFRDAIDGLSFNDVPGIVRQNDGGTRYLRESSNDRLHGKLEPLIDTALGDLGAHGQLERLNSQHSWMRSAGLDRARLNKTVTDQGLDGIFSYIGREETNFRSNPLGNAGKALKDIF is encoded by the coding sequence ATGAATGAATTCCAAACTGATCGCCGTCTGTTTCTCGGCGGTGCAGCCGCCGCCACTTTGGCAATCGGGTGGTCATCTCCCGCCTTTGCACAGGGCATCGGCCTGTCATCGATCCTTGGCCGGGCTTCGGATAGTGCGCTGGACAAGCTCGCCCAGCCAGGCGCGTTCTACAATGATGAGGACGTCCGGATCGGGCTGCCCTTCCTTGGCGGCAACCGCAGCGGCGTGCTTGGATCGATCCTTGGTGGTGCCTCGCGTCTCGGCATACTGGACGGTTTCATCCGCTCGCTCAACAGCGCAGCTGGCACAGCTGCGGGCGAGGCCAAGCCCATTTTCCGCGACGCAATTGATGGCCTGTCATTCAACGATGTCCCTGGCATTGTGCGCCAGAATGACGGTGGGACCCGCTATCTGCGCGAGAGTTCGAATGACCGGCTTCACGGCAAGCTCGAGCCACTGATCGACACCGCTCTTGGTGACCTGGGCGCCCACGGTCAACTCGAACGGCTCAACTCACAGCATAGCTGGATGCGGTCCGCCGGGCTTGACCGCGCAAGGCTGAACAAGACCGTCACCGATCAGGGCCTGGATGGTATATTCTCCTACATCGGGCGTGAGGAGACTAATTTCCGGTCCAATCCTCTCGGCAATGCCGGCAAAGCGCTCAAGGATATTTTCTAG
- a CDS encoding RidA family protein, giving the protein MPDNRQVITLDPDPLAPYAIAPGWRVGDLLFLSGQAAIAEDGSIVGEGDFDLQLGQTMANIERVLEAGGSDMSRIVKVTIYLTDMGNFGKVVEARKRHFTPPFPADTIVEVRSLALPELMVEIDVVAAV; this is encoded by the coding sequence ATGCCGGACAATCGCCAAGTCATCACGCTGGATCCCGATCCATTGGCCCCTTACGCGATTGCGCCGGGATGGCGGGTAGGGGATCTACTGTTCCTTTCCGGTCAGGCTGCGATTGCGGAGGATGGTTCTATCGTCGGTGAAGGCGATTTCGATCTGCAATTGGGCCAGACAATGGCCAATATCGAAAGAGTGCTGGAGGCGGGTGGCAGCGACATGTCACGGATCGTCAAAGTCACGATCTACCTCACCGACATGGGCAATTTCGGCAAGGTCGTAGAGGCGCGCAAACGCCATTTCACGCCGCCCTTTCCGGCGGACACAATCGTCGAAGTGCGCTCACTCGCTTTGCCCGAACTTATGGTCGAAATCGATGTAGTCGCTGCGGTCTAG
- a CDS encoding DUF1501 domain-containing protein, protein MYIGKSTELSRRAFMRRTSQLAVAGAASSYALGLAGMGEAAAFSASGGYKALVCIFLYGGNDYGNTLIPYDLANYNRYQEIRGGGAGGAGIALPRSSLAGSVLNQPADQVLTDDIRYSLAPTMPRLKSRFDEGRMAPLLNVGPLVVPLTKAQYQSNNTTSFPRPAKLFSHNDQQSTWQSSQPEGSRTGWGGRMGDLAQSSNRNAMFTAINATGNAVFLSGDNALPYQVSRGGAVQVRGLENRVYRSSAASAALDGLLRTHNGHVLEADYAQTMARSIQYGGFVNDALENSALQTDFGDGNGLADQLSVVARLIAARGDLGVTRQVFMVSMGGFDNHDGLIGRHEGLLSQLDFAMDAFFRATIELGIADRVTTFTASDFGRTLASNGDGSDHGWGGHHFMIGGAVNGGRFYGTAPQVSVDSDDQVGRGRLLPTTSVDEYSATLAKWFGVSESEMPGISPNIGRFAQPDLGFMAPPG, encoded by the coding sequence ATGTATATCGGCAAGAGCACCGAATTGTCCCGCCGCGCTTTCATGCGCCGTACCAGCCAGCTTGCAGTGGCAGGCGCAGCATCATCCTATGCCCTGGGCCTGGCCGGAATGGGAGAAGCTGCCGCCTTCAGCGCGAGCGGAGGATACAAGGCACTCGTCTGTATCTTCCTTTATGGCGGGAACGACTATGGCAACACGCTGATCCCCTATGATCTGGCCAATTATAACCGCTACCAAGAGATACGGGGCGGCGGTGCGGGCGGTGCAGGAATTGCCCTGCCGCGATCGAGCTTGGCGGGCAGTGTCCTCAACCAGCCAGCCGACCAGGTCCTGACCGACGATATCCGCTATTCCCTTGCCCCCACCATGCCGCGCCTGAAAAGCCGGTTTGACGAAGGGCGCATGGCACCGTTGCTCAATGTCGGACCGCTGGTTGTTCCACTGACCAAGGCGCAATACCAGAGCAACAACACCACCAGCTTCCCGCGCCCGGCCAAGCTGTTTTCACACAATGATCAGCAATCGACCTGGCAATCCTCGCAGCCAGAGGGGTCACGAACCGGCTGGGGCGGCCGGATGGGCGATCTGGCCCAATCTAGCAATCGCAACGCCATGTTCACCGCCATCAATGCGACCGGCAATGCCGTGTTCCTGTCGGGGGATAACGCCCTTCCCTACCAGGTGTCGCGCGGCGGCGCGGTGCAGGTCCGGGGGCTGGAAAACCGGGTTTACCGTTCCTCTGCGGCCAGTGCAGCGCTTGACGGGTTGCTTCGAACCCATAACGGCCACGTGCTGGAGGCGGACTATGCCCAGACCATGGCGCGATCGATCCAGTATGGCGGCTTCGTCAACGATGCGCTCGAAAACAGCGCCTTGCAGACCGATTTCGGCGACGGCAACGGTTTGGCCGACCAGCTTTCGGTGGTCGCACGCCTGATTGCAGCGCGCGGAGACCTCGGCGTCACGCGGCAGGTGTTCATGGTCTCCATGGGCGGGTTCGACAATCACGATGGCCTGATCGGCAGGCATGAAGGCCTGTTGAGCCAACTCGATTTCGCCATGGATGCGTTTTTCCGCGCCACTATCGAACTCGGCATTGCCGACCGGGTGACAACCTTCACCGCCTCCGATTTCGGGCGCACGCTGGCATCGAATGGCGATGGCTCCGATCATGGCTGGGGCGGCCACCACTTCATGATTGGCGGCGCCGTGAATGGCGGGCGGTTCTATGGCACTGCACCGCAGGTGTCAGTCGATAGTGATGACCAGGTGGGCCGTGGCCGCTTGCTGCCGACAACCTCGGTCGATGAATATTCTGCCACGCTGGCAAAGTGGTTTGGTGTTTCGGAGAGCGAGATGCCGGGTATCTCGCCCAATATCGGACGCTTCGCTCAGCCCGATCTGGGTTTCATGGCACCGCCGGGATGA